A region of Bifidobacterium adolescentis ATCC 15703 DNA encodes the following proteins:
- the nrdG gene encoding anaerobic ribonucleoside-triphosphate reductase activating protein, translated as MVSSADPAVSRRDFAAGETGRGPFIPTNRASNPRAGQWTNAMSHNMIADYKRFLMTDGEGIRCSLYVSGCPFHCEGCYNSSIWDFRAGHEYNDRLEAQIMADLSLPYVRGITFLGGEPLLNTGVLLPLSRKIRERFGRTKDIWCWTGYTWEELMREGESPDKRELLEQIDILVDGRYIKDLHDSLLQFRGSSNQRIIDVPKSLESGQVVLWSELHDQTRFIPEIYGKDRAAGEGAAS; from the coding sequence ATGGTAAGCAGCGCCGATCCCGCTGTGTCTCGCCGTGATTTCGCGGCCGGCGAAACCGGCCGCGGGCCGTTCATTCCGACAAACCGCGCCAGCAACCCGCGCGCCGGACAATGGACGAACGCGATGAGCCACAACATGATCGCCGACTACAAGCGGTTCCTCATGACCGACGGCGAGGGAATCCGCTGCTCGCTGTACGTCTCCGGCTGCCCATTCCACTGCGAAGGCTGCTACAACTCGTCGATCTGGGATTTCCGCGCCGGCCACGAATACAACGACCGGCTCGAAGCTCAGATCATGGCCGATCTGAGCCTGCCGTACGTGCGGGGCATCACCTTCCTCGGGGGCGAGCCGCTGCTCAACACCGGCGTGCTGCTGCCGCTTTCACGCAAGATCCGGGAGCGGTTCGGCCGCACCAAGGACATCTGGTGCTGGACGGGCTACACGTGGGAGGAGCTCATGCGCGAAGGCGAAAGCCCCGACAAGCGTGAACTGCTCGAACAGATCGATATTCTCGTGGATGGCCGGTATATCAAGGATCTGCACGATTCGCTGCTGCAGTTTCGCGGCAGCTCCAACCAGCGCATCATCGATGTGCCCAAGTCGTTGGAAAGCGGGCAGGTGGTGCTGTGGTCGGAACTACACGATCAGACGCGGTTCATTCCCGAAATCTACGGCAAGGACCGCGCTGCGGGGGAGGGGGCGGCTTCCTGA
- the nrdD gene encoding anaerobic ribonucleoside-triphosphate reductase, which produces METQTLEGVATKTENAPEMVKVLVEKRDGRVVDFDPINIISAVKSAFADLDKKIGPQEERLIRDIANQVEAEIKDRYNGPAKIEDIQNLVEHGLIEDHLYDVARTYTNYRLNKDIERAKATDINEAVRRLVDRDEALVRENANKDSNVYSTQRDLLAGAVSKASAFSMLPDAVSNAHMKGDIHFHDADYSPFTAQSNCSLPNYWDMLANGFTLGNAPMGSPNSISIAATQITQIMKDVASSQYGGQTANRADEHFAEYAKKDYDKFLEQAHEIMPDDLPIEIAERQVRMAKAVEPKRLHFEKDRPALPMDEPFDKTSDRLQQLREIWAKIQTRKAIYDAMQTMEYQINSNRVSNGQTPFVTVGFGLGTDWFAREIQRAIFLNRIRGLGSEHHTAIFPKLVFTIKHGVNADPGDPNYDLKQLALECATKRMYPDVIFYENIVKITGSFKAPMGCRSFLQGWIDPKTGKDVEDGRMNLGVVTVNIPRIALESHGDKDRFWKIFDERMTVAHQALQFRIMRCKQATPVNAPTLFRFGAFGRLGANDSVDQLFRNERATVSLGYIGLYEATSVFYGKDWMRDHDWDPEGKEFALSIVKRMNELCKDWSTAEGYHYSVYSTPAESLTDRFNRMDREKFGEVDGVTDHDFYTNSFHYPVWLQPTPMEKLDYEKDFPYYASGGFINYCEFPCLQANPKALEAVWDYAYTIGIGYLGTNTPIDRCYECGFEGDFEPTEEGFKCPECGNSDPDRCNVTKRTCGYLGNPVQRPMVHGRHEEIAHRVKHMSGETGHVTLDDGSEREWFEEAK; this is translated from the coding sequence ATGGAAACCCAGACTCTGGAAGGCGTTGCGACCAAAACCGAGAACGCGCCGGAAATGGTCAAGGTGCTTGTCGAGAAGCGCGACGGGCGTGTGGTCGATTTCGATCCGATCAACATCATCAGCGCGGTGAAATCGGCTTTCGCCGACCTCGACAAGAAAATCGGTCCTCAGGAGGAACGGCTGATTCGCGACATCGCCAATCAGGTCGAGGCCGAAATCAAGGACCGTTACAACGGTCCGGCGAAGATCGAGGACATCCAGAACCTCGTGGAGCATGGGCTCATCGAGGACCATCTGTACGACGTGGCCCGCACCTACACCAACTACCGTCTGAACAAGGACATCGAGCGCGCCAAGGCCACGGACATCAACGAGGCCGTGCGCCGCTTGGTGGACCGCGACGAGGCGCTGGTGCGTGAGAACGCCAACAAGGACTCCAACGTCTACTCCACCCAGCGTGACCTGCTGGCCGGCGCGGTGTCCAAGGCATCCGCCTTCTCCATGCTGCCGGACGCGGTGTCCAACGCCCACATGAAGGGCGACATCCACTTCCACGACGCCGATTACTCGCCGTTCACCGCGCAGTCCAACTGCTCGCTGCCGAACTACTGGGATATGCTCGCCAACGGCTTCACCCTCGGCAACGCCCCGATGGGTTCGCCGAACAGTATCTCCATCGCCGCCACGCAGATCACCCAGATCATGAAGGACGTGGCCTCCAGCCAGTACGGTGGCCAGACCGCCAACCGCGCCGACGAGCATTTCGCCGAATACGCCAAGAAGGACTACGACAAGTTCCTTGAGCAGGCCCACGAGATCATGCCCGACGATCTGCCGATTGAGATCGCCGAACGTCAGGTGCGCATGGCCAAGGCCGTCGAGCCGAAGCGCCTGCACTTCGAAAAGGATCGTCCGGCACTGCCGATGGACGAGCCGTTCGACAAGACGTCCGACCGTCTGCAGCAGCTGCGTGAAATCTGGGCGAAGATCCAGACCCGCAAGGCCATCTACGACGCCATGCAGACCATGGAATACCAGATCAACTCCAACCGTGTGTCCAACGGCCAGACCCCGTTCGTGACCGTCGGCTTCGGTCTCGGCACCGACTGGTTCGCGCGCGAAATCCAGCGCGCCATCTTCCTCAACCGCATCCGCGGCCTTGGTTCCGAGCATCACACCGCCATCTTCCCGAAGCTCGTCTTCACCATCAAGCACGGTGTGAACGCCGATCCGGGCGACCCGAACTACGACCTGAAGCAGTTGGCCCTCGAATGCGCCACCAAGCGCATGTACCCGGACGTCATCTTCTACGAGAACATCGTGAAGATCACCGGCTCCTTCAAAGCGCCGATGGGCTGCCGTTCCTTCCTGCAGGGCTGGATCGACCCGAAGACCGGCAAGGATGTCGAGGACGGCCGCATGAACCTCGGCGTGGTCACCGTGAACATTCCGCGCATCGCATTGGAATCCCACGGAGACAAGGACCGCTTCTGGAAGATCTTCGACGAGCGCATGACCGTCGCCCATCAGGCATTGCAGTTCCGCATCATGCGTTGCAAGCAGGCCACTCCGGTCAACGCCCCGACCCTGTTCCGCTTCGGCGCATTCGGCCGTCTCGGCGCCAACGACAGCGTTGATCAGCTGTTCCGCAACGAACGCGCCACCGTGTCCCTCGGCTACATCGGCCTGTATGAGGCGACCAGCGTGTTCTATGGCAAGGACTGGATGCGCGACCACGACTGGGATCCGGAAGGCAAGGAATTCGCCCTGTCCATCGTCAAGCGCATGAACGAGCTGTGCAAGGATTGGAGCACCGCGGAAGGCTACCATTACTCCGTGTACTCCACGCCGGCCGAATCGCTCACCGACCGCTTCAACCGCATGGACCGCGAGAAGTTCGGCGAAGTGGACGGCGTCACCGACCACGACTTCTACACCAACTCCTTCCACTACCCGGTGTGGCTGCAGCCCACGCCGATGGAGAAGCTCGACTACGAGAAGGACTTCCCGTACTACGCGTCCGGCGGCTTCATCAACTACTGCGAATTCCCGTGCCTGCAGGCCAATCCGAAGGCGCTCGAAGCGGTGTGGGACTACGCCTACACCATCGGCATCGGCTATCTCGGCACGAACACGCCAATCGACCGTTGCTACGAATGCGGTTTCGAAGGTGACTTCGAACCGACCGAAGAAGGCTTCAAGTGCCCCGAATGCGGCAACTCCGACCCGGACCGCTGCAACGTGACCAAGCGCACCTGCGGCTACCTCGGCAATCCGGTGCAGCGCCCGATGGTGCACGGCCGACATGAGGAAATCGCGCACCGCGTCAAGCACATGAGCGGCGAAACCGGCCATGTCACCCTTGACGACGGTTCCGAACGCGAATGGTTCGAGGAAGCCAAGTAA